In Antennarius striatus isolate MH-2024 chromosome 8, ASM4005453v1, whole genome shotgun sequence, a single window of DNA contains:
- the adra2a gene encoding alpha-2A adrenergic receptor codes for MGFDNNTNQTLPDVAPYSLKLSLPLTVLVAIMILLTVFGNVLVVIAVFTSRALRAPQNLFLVSLASADILVATLVMPFSLANELMGYWYFGEVWCEIYLALDVLFCTASIAHLCAISLDRYWSITQAIEYNLKRTPRRIKCIIFIVWVIAAVISFPPLITMKKENNKKNPMCQINNDKWYVISSCIGSFFLPCVIMVLVYVRIYQIAKKRTRMPPGDRRQNDMSNRVTIGIANQKENGMVGEDAEEDLCHEKVNGEGDVELKGRVCGADEEKGEVNGVDLEESSTSDHKVNHSALKASKGKIKMSKIKMEPNNKGSRWKGRQNREKRFTFVLAVVIGVFVICWFPFFFTYMLMTLCESCPVPHTLFKFFFWFGYCNSALNPIIYTIFNNDFRRSFKKILCRRDTRRYI; via the coding sequence ATGGGGTTTGACAACAACACCAACCAGACTCTTCCAGATGTTGCCCCTTACAGCCTCAAGCTCTCCCTGCCGCTCACGGTGCTGGTGGCTATCATGATCCTGCTGACAGTTTTTGGTAATGTGCTAGTTGTCATAGCTGTGTTTACAAGTCGGGCCTTGAGGGCTCCACAGAACTTATTCCTGGTGTCTTTGGCATCAGCTGACATTTTGGTGGCTACCCTCGTAATGCCGTTCTCATTGGCTAATGAGCTCATGGGCTACTGGTATTTCGGTGAGGTGTGGTGTGAGATATATCTGGCACTTGATGTTCTTTTCTGCACCGCCTCAATTGCCCACCTCTGTGCCATCAGCTTAGATCGCTACTGGTCTATCACACAGGCCATTGAATACAACCTGAAGAGGACACCACGACGCATCAAGTGTATAATCTTTATAGTATGGGTTATTGCCGCAGTTATCTCTTTCCCCCCTCTAATCACaatgaagaaagagaacaacAAGAAGAACCCTATGTGTCAGATTAATAATGACAAGTGGTATGTCATTTCCTCCTGCATTGGCTCCTTCTTTCTCCCATGTGTCATCATGGTCCTGGTGTATGTGCGGATCTACCAGATTGCCAAAAAAAGGACACGGATGCCTCCAGGTGACAGGAGGCAAAATGACATGTCCAACAGGGTTACCATTGGCATTGCCAACCAAAAAGAGAATGGCATGGTAGGAGAGGATGCTGAGGAGGACCTCTGCCATGAGAAGGTGAATGGCGAGGGGGATGTTGAGCTGAAGGGAAGAGTTTGTGGAGCAGATGAGGAGAAAGGTGAAGTCAATGGAGTGGACCTTGAGGAGTCGTCCACCTCTGATCACAAGGTGAACCATTCTGCCTTAAAAGCATCTAAGGGGAAAATCAAAATGAGCAAAATCAAAATGGAGCCAAACAACAAGGGCAGCCGCTGGAAAGGCCGGCAGAACCGGGAGAAACGATTCACCTTTGTCCTGGCTGTGGTGATCGGAGTGTTTGTCATCTGCTGGTTTCCCTTTTTCTTTACATACATGTTAATGACACTATGTGAGTCCTGCCCAGTGCCTCACACTCTTTTcaaatttttcttttggtttggcTATTGCAACAGTGCGCTAAACCCCATCATTTACACAATCTTCAACAATGACTTTAGAAgatcattcaaaaaaatattgtgcagGAGGGATACCAGAAGATACATATGA